The Terriglobales bacterium genome includes the window GGTGGTGCCCAAGATCACGGTCATCGTGGGCGGCTCCTTCGGCGCCGGCCACTACGCCATGTGCGGCAAGGCCTACGACCCGCGCTTCGTCTTCGCCTGGCCCACCGCGCGCTATGCGGTGATGAGCGGCGATTCCGCCGCCGGCACCCTGGTCGAGATCAAGATCAAGCAACTGGAGCGCGGCGGCAAGAAACTGAGCGACGAGGAGAAGAAGGAGCTCTACGAGTCGGTGAAGAAGACCTACGACGAGCAGACCGACTCGCGCTACGCCGCCGCCCGCCTCTGGGTCGACAAGATCATCGATCCCATGGAGACGCGCGAGGCCCTGATCCAGGCCCTGGAGGCGGCCTCGCTCAACCCCGACGTGCCCCAGTTCAAGACTGGGGTGCTGCAAACATAGTGCCTGACGCCATCAAACTCGTGGAGTGCCCGCGCGATGCCTGGCAGGGGCTGAAGGCGCAGATCCCCACCGAGGTCAAGGTGGCCTACCTGCGCGCCCTCATCGGCGCTGGCTTCAAGCACCTGGACGCGGTCTCGTTCGTCTCGCCCAAGTACGTGCCGCAGATGGCCGACTCGGAAGACGTGCTGGAGCAGCTCGACCCCCCCGACGACGTCGAGATCATCGGCATCGTGGTCAACGAGCGCGGGGTGGAGCGCGCCATCCTCACCGAAGCGGTGCGCACCGTGGGCTTCCCCTATTCCGTCTCGCCCACCTTCCTGCGCAATAATCAGAAGCAATCGCTGGAGGAGGCGGTGGAGATGCTGGAGAAGATCAAGCAGAAGTCCGACGAGGCCGGCCTGGACACCGTGGCCTACATCTCCATGGCCTTCGGTAATCCCTACGGCGACCTGTGGAACCCGGAGGAGGTGCTGGAGGCGGTGGGCATCGTCGCCGACATGAACGTGAAGACCATCTCCCTGGCCGACACCGTGGGCCTGGCCGCCAGCGAGACCATCGCCCAGGTGGTGACCGCGGTGCTGGAGAAGTACGATCACCTGGAGATCGGCGTGCACTTGCACGGGCGGCAGGAGCAGGCCGTGGACAAGGTGCTGGCCGCCTACGACGCCGGCTGCCGCCGCTTCGACTCCGCCCTGGGCGGTCTGGGCGGCTGTCCCTTCGCCCAGGACATGCTGGTGGGCAACGTCCCCACCGAGCGCCTGCTGGAGGGTTTTGCCCGCCACGCGGTGGACATCCCCATCCGCAAGCCGCTGGAGAACGTGCTCAAGATGAACGCCGACATCGAGACCAAGTATGCGGTCGAGGTCCGCCACTGATGCCCGACTTCAAGACTCTGCTGCTCACCGAGGAGAACGGCATCGCCACCCTCACCCTGAATCGCCCCGACAAGCGCAATGCGCTCAGCCTGGAGGTGGTGGGCGAGTTGCTACAGGCGCTGGACACGGTCGAGCAGTCAGTGGCGAATGTCCTGGTCATCACCGGCGCCGGCAAGGCTTTCTGCGCCGGGCTCGACATCGAGAATCTCAAAGACCTGCTGGGCAGGAGCCACGAAGAGAACGTCAAGGACTCGGCCTTCCTGGCCTCGTTCTTCCGACGCCTCTACGACTTCCCCAAGCCGACCATCGCGGCGGTGAACGGAGCCGCCATCGCCGGCGGCACCGGCCTGGCCACCTTCTGCGACTGGACGCTGGCTGTCTTCGAAGCCAAGTTCGGCTACACCGAGGTGCGCATCGGCTTCGTACCCGCCATCGTCTCCTCCGTCCTGGTGTGGCAGGTGGGCCACAAGATCGCGCGCGACCTGCTGATGAGCGGCCGCCTCTTCGACGCCACCGAGGCACATCGCTACGGCCTGGTCAACGAGGTGGTGCCGCCGGAGCGCCTGCTGCCCCGCGCCTACGCCCTGGCGGGCGAGGTCCTGGAGAACAGCCCCTCCTCGGTGCGCCTGACCAAGAAGCTGATCAACGGCTTCCTCCGCCAGCCGCTCGACGAGCAGATCGCGCGGGCGGTCGAGGACAACGC containing:
- a CDS encoding hydroxymethylglutaryl-CoA lyase, whose amino-acid sequence is MPDAIKLVECPRDAWQGLKAQIPTEVKVAYLRALIGAGFKHLDAVSFVSPKYVPQMADSEDVLEQLDPPDDVEIIGIVVNERGVERAILTEAVRTVGFPYSVSPTFLRNNQKQSLEEAVEMLEKIKQKSDEAGLDTVAYISMAFGNPYGDLWNPEEVLEAVGIVADMNVKTISLADTVGLAASETIAQVVTAVLEKYDHLEIGVHLHGRQEQAVDKVLAAYDAGCRRFDSALGGLGGCPFAQDMLVGNVPTERLLEGFARHAVDIPIRKPLENVLKMNADIETKYAVEVRH
- a CDS encoding enoyl-CoA hydratase-related protein, whose amino-acid sequence is MPDFKTLLLTEENGIATLTLNRPDKRNALSLEVVGELLQALDTVEQSVANVLVITGAGKAFCAGLDIENLKDLLGRSHEENVKDSAFLASFFRRLYDFPKPTIAAVNGAAIAGGTGLATFCDWTLAVFEAKFGYTEVRIGFVPAIVSSVLVWQVGHKIARDLLMSGRLFDATEAHRYGLVNEVVPPERLLPRAYALAGEVLENSPSSVRLTKKLINGFLRQPLDEQIARAVEDNARIRTTADFREGISSFLEKRKPRWSGK